A stretch of the Perca fluviatilis chromosome 17, GENO_Pfluv_1.0, whole genome shotgun sequence genome encodes the following:
- the naif1 gene encoding nuclear apoptosis-inducing factor 1, protein MASVAKKRKMNFSEREVEIIVEEIEKQKHTLVNHFNAGVTHMAKNNAWVDILKKVNAVTTCPRELPEVKKKWSDMKTEVRRKVAQARAAIEGISADCTPVPVILTAMQQRICNLLGEATIISLPAGDSDAEITLPVTVNAAATVTLADTLPSGSGTDCDEAKPLTETTYHTLEDGGVVEYCTTTVGDSTPTVAAVEAPVEMLASSSASPPPPQGQAKPQELKSRIALNSARLLQEQRVTNVHIRQIAQHLEGQNELLQMMRRSQEAQAFAQERQAQALEGTQAALLALVQMLRPALKDLRKFLQSGNEVTNPSSSAAGAIADGAGTEEQSRPKTPPRPPQQAEETQ, encoded by the exons ATGGCATCGGTcgcgaaaaaaagaaaaatgaatttctcggagagagaggtggaaatTATTGTGGAAGAAATAGAGAAACAAAAGCACACACTGGTTAACCACTTCAATGCTGGAGTCACCCACATGGCAAAGAATAACGCGTGGGTGGATATTCTGAAAAAGGTGAACGCTGTCACCACCTGTCCCAGAGAGTTGCCCGAGGTGAAAAAGAAGTGGTCTGACATGAAGACGGAGGTCCGACGGAAAGTGGCCCAGGCGCGAGCTGCTATAGAGGGAATCTCCGCTGACTGCACTCCAGTTCCCGTGATCCTCACCGCTATGCAGCAGAGGATCTGTAACCTCCTGGGGGAGGCCACCATCATCAGCTTACCTGCAGGAGACTCGGATGCTGAGATAACTTTACCTGTTACAGTGAACGCTGCCGCCACCGTAACACTAGCAGACA CTCTTCCATCGGGCTCAGGTACAGACTGTGATGAAGCAAAGCCACTca CTGAAACAACTTACCACACCCTAGAGGATGGAGGCGTAGTGGAGTACTGCACCACCACTGTAGGTGACTCCACTCCCACTGTGGCAGCCGTTGAGGCTCCAGTGGAGATGCTGGCCTCATCCTCAGCTTCCCCACCTCCACCTCAGGGTCAGGCCAAACCTCAGGAGCTGAAGAGCCGCATTGCCCTCAACTCAGCCCGCCTGCTGCAGGAGCAGAGAGTCACCAACGTCCACATCCGACAGATTGCCCAGCACCTGGAGGGCCAAAACGAGCTCCTGCAGATGATGCGGCGCTCCCAGGAGGCTCAGGCATTCGCCCAGGAAAGACAGGCCCAGGCCCTGGAAGGTACCCAGGCTGCCCTGCTAGCATTAGTGCAGATGCTCAGGCCTGCTCTCAAAGACCTGCGCAAATTCCTGCAGAGTGGGAATGAGGTCACAAACCCCAGCAGCTCAGCAGCAGGAGCGATAGCTGATGGGGCAGGAACAGAGGAACAGAGCAGGCCCAAAACACCTCCACGTCCTCCACAGCAAGCTGAGGAGACACAatag